A window of the Euzebya pacifica genome harbors these coding sequences:
- a CDS encoding S8 family peptidase has protein sequence MDLDHPDLSANVVQGTNFVGCPEEVDGCGSGDWQDGRDGHEAGSDHGTHVAGIIAATANNGIGVAGVAPGATILPIRVIDDSGSTNATTIRQAITWAADNGADVINMSIAGRPVIDYETFSREFAHARANDVLVIAGTGNDSAAPCASPAMDTGAVCVASVDRRGFRPSHTNTAIQPEMHSLVGAGGGDGDLLSIADNDWCGEAVLSTVPVEQPLVARCDRPANAGYTEFSGTSMASPHVAGVAALVRSAGCSADETLELLETTAYSPIDDVREGWDPSYGHGIADATAAVAAAMDVCTGPVTGQPLLDPASPCATAVNHDLSRGVPESWSTHVAANPTGSSTWAADVDERDRAGLWTDASVEGVKDDLLTSATYLVGPESLLTFDHRFAFARDSDPTMNHDGGVLEIQADGGDWAPVPESAYRRGGPNGRLRGADTSDTPAAGSVGWTATDGGYQHALLDIRQEWIDLSAWDGQEVRFRWRLSLGTLPTGEIFYPGMYWWLYDVNLSGLPIPDCEP, from the coding sequence GTGGACCTTGATCACCCGGACCTGTCGGCCAACGTCGTGCAGGGTACGAACTTCGTGGGATGCCCCGAGGAGGTGGATGGCTGCGGCAGCGGGGACTGGCAGGACGGGCGCGATGGTCACGAAGCCGGCAGCGACCACGGCACTCATGTCGCCGGCATCATCGCGGCGACGGCCAACAACGGCATCGGCGTGGCTGGTGTCGCGCCCGGGGCCACGATCCTCCCCATCCGCGTGATAGATGACAGCGGCAGCACGAACGCGACCACCATTCGCCAAGCGATAACGTGGGCCGCCGACAACGGGGCCGACGTGATCAACATGTCGATCGCCGGTCGTCCGGTGATCGACTACGAGACGTTCTCGCGCGAGTTCGCCCACGCCCGCGCCAACGACGTCCTCGTCATCGCCGGGACTGGCAACGACTCGGCCGCTCCGTGCGCCTCACCGGCCATGGACACCGGTGCGGTGTGCGTGGCCAGCGTGGATCGGCGGGGCTTCCGGCCGTCACACACCAACACCGCGATCCAGCCAGAGATGCACTCCCTGGTCGGCGCCGGCGGAGGGGACGGCGACCTTCTGTCCATCGCTGACAACGACTGGTGCGGGGAGGCGGTGCTCTCGACCGTGCCGGTGGAGCAACCGCTCGTGGCGCGGTGCGATCGGCCGGCCAACGCCGGCTACACCGAGTTCAGCGGCACTTCCATGGCGTCGCCCCACGTGGCGGGTGTGGCCGCGCTGGTCCGTTCCGCCGGCTGCTCGGCCGACGAGACCCTGGAGCTTCTGGAGACAACCGCCTACAGCCCGATCGACGACGTCCGTGAGGGCTGGGACCCCAGCTACGGCCACGGGATCGCCGATGCGACCGCTGCGGTCGCGGCAGCCATGGACGTGTGCACCGGCCCCGTCACCGGCCAGCCGCTGCTGGACCCGGCGTCGCCATGCGCGACCGCGGTCAACCATGACCTGTCCCGCGGAGTTCCTGAGTCCTGGTCGACCCACGTGGCCGCGAACCCGACCGGATCGAGCACTTGGGCCGCCGACGTCGATGAGCGGGACCGCGCCGGATTGTGGACCGACGCAAGCGTGGAGGGCGTCAAGGACGACCTGCTGACCTCGGCCACCTACCTCGTCGGCCCCGAGTCGCTGTTGACCTTCGACCACCGCTTCGCCTTCGCTCGCGATTCGGACCCGACGATGAACCACGATGGGGGTGTGCTGGAGATCCAGGCCGACGGCGGCGACTGGGCCCCGGTCCCTGAATCGGCCTACCGACGCGGGGGCCCCAATGGCAGGCTGCGTGGGGCCGACACCAGCGACACGCCCGCGGCAGGCAGCGTTGGCTGGACCGCCACCGACGGCGGATACCAACATGCCCTGCTCGACATCCGGCAGGAGTGGATCGACCTGTCAGCCTGGGACGGTCAGGAGGTGCGGTTCCGCTGGCGCCTGTCGCTCGGGACGCTGCCCACCGGCGAGATCTTCTACCCGGGTATGTACTGGTGGCTGTACGACGTCAACCTCTCCGGCCTGCCCATCCCTGACTGCGAGCCGTGA
- a CDS encoding putative toxin-antitoxin system toxin component, PIN family, with product MRLVIDTNLFISSVIAFGAPARLIDAWQETDRFDLVMCQQVIEEIRDVFGRERMARFIDQEEASRLLDIIDDRAIMLPDPVDPRALVRDPKDDFLLALAIAADADALVTGDNDLLELADPPVAVWSVHEALDHLG from the coding sequence GTGCGACTCGTCATCGACACGAACCTGTTCATCAGCTCGGTCATCGCATTCGGCGCCCCAGCCCGCTTGATCGATGCCTGGCAGGAAACCGATCGGTTCGACCTCGTGATGTGCCAACAGGTGATCGAGGAGATCCGCGACGTCTTCGGTCGCGAGCGAATGGCCCGCTTCATCGACCAAGAAGAGGCAAGCCGGTTGCTCGACATCATCGACGACCGCGCGATCATGCTGCCCGACCCGGTCGACCCTCGCGCCCTCGTCCGCGACCCGAAGGACGACTTCCTGCTCGCCCTCGCCATCGCTGCCGACGCCGATGCGCTCGTCACCGGCGACAATGACCTCCTGGAGCTGGCGGATCCGCCGGTTGCCGTCTGGTCGGTCCACGAGGCGCTCGACCACCTCGGCTGA